The following coding sequences are from one Mesorhizobium onobrychidis window:
- the edd gene encoding phosphogluconate dehydratase, whose product MTARRDIEAITERIRQRSRPGREAYLGRIAEASNRTANRAVLSCGNLAHGFAVCSPSEKVALGGDRVPNLGIITSYNDMLSAHQPFETFPALIKDAAREAGGIAQVAGGVPAMCDGVTQGQPGMELSLFSRDVIAMAAAIGLSHNMFDAAVYLGVCDKIVPGLVIAALTFGHLPAVFIPAGPMTTGLPNDEKAKVRQLYAEGKAGRAELLEAESKSYHGPGTCTFYGTANSNQMLMEIMGLHTPGASFVNPGTPLRDALTREATKRALAITALGNAYTPVGRMIDERSFVNGIVGLHATGGSTNHTIHLIAMAAAAGIAISWQDISDLSEAVPLLARVYPNGLADVNHFHAAGGLGFLIRELLDEGILHEDVQTVWGEGLRPYAVEAKLGADGGVVREASPRESGDEKVLAPFKKAFQPTGGLKMLSGNLGHAVIKTSAVKPERRIIEAPAKVFDSQQGLNEAFKAGTLTGDFIAVIRFQGPKANGMPELHKLTTVLGVLQDRGQHVALVTDGRMSGASGKVPAAIHVTPEAVEDGPIARIHDGDIIRLDADAGTLEVLVPAGDFALRRAADSDLVGNEFGFGRELFAGFRQMVGRADHGASAFGNNAAEFALQ is encoded by the coding sequence CCGCATCGCCGAGGCCTCGAACCGCACCGCCAACCGGGCCGTGCTTTCCTGCGGCAACCTCGCCCATGGCTTTGCCGTCTGCAGCCCTTCGGAAAAGGTGGCATTGGGCGGCGACCGGGTGCCGAACCTCGGCATCATCACCTCCTATAACGACATGCTGTCGGCGCATCAGCCTTTCGAGACGTTTCCAGCGCTGATCAAGGACGCGGCGCGCGAGGCCGGCGGCATTGCCCAGGTCGCCGGCGGCGTGCCGGCGATGTGCGACGGCGTCACGCAAGGCCAGCCCGGCATGGAGCTGTCGCTGTTCTCGCGCGACGTGATCGCCATGGCCGCGGCGATCGGCCTGTCGCACAACATGTTCGACGCGGCCGTCTATCTCGGCGTCTGCGACAAGATCGTGCCGGGGCTGGTGATCGCGGCGCTGACCTTCGGCCATCTGCCGGCGGTGTTCATTCCGGCCGGGCCAATGACGACTGGCCTGCCCAACGACGAGAAGGCCAAGGTCCGCCAGCTCTATGCCGAAGGCAAGGCAGGAAGGGCCGAACTGCTCGAGGCCGAGTCCAAATCCTATCACGGGCCGGGAACCTGCACCTTCTACGGCACGGCGAACTCCAACCAGATGCTGATGGAGATCATGGGCCTGCACACGCCGGGCGCCTCCTTCGTCAACCCCGGCACGCCGTTGCGCGACGCACTGACCCGGGAGGCGACGAAGCGGGCGCTGGCGATCACCGCGCTCGGCAACGCCTACACGCCGGTCGGCCGGATGATCGACGAGCGCTCATTTGTCAACGGCATCGTCGGCCTGCACGCCACCGGCGGATCGACCAATCACACGATCCATCTGATCGCCATGGCGGCCGCGGCCGGCATCGCCATTAGCTGGCAGGATATTTCGGACCTTTCGGAAGCCGTGCCGCTGCTGGCGCGGGTCTATCCGAACGGCCTTGCCGACGTGAACCATTTCCATGCGGCCGGCGGGCTCGGCTTCCTGATCCGCGAACTGCTCGACGAGGGTATCCTGCACGAGGACGTCCAGACGGTTTGGGGCGAAGGGCTGCGGCCTTATGCGGTCGAAGCCAAGCTAGGCGCCGACGGCGGCGTCGTGCGCGAGGCCTCGCCCCGCGAAAGCGGCGACGAGAAGGTGCTGGCGCCGTTCAAGAAGGCGTTCCAGCCGACCGGCGGGCTAAAGATGCTTTCCGGCAATCTCGGCCACGCCGTCATCAAGACCTCGGCGGTGAAACCGGAGCGGCGCATCATCGAGGCGCCGGCAAAGGTTTTCGACAGCCAGCAAGGGCTCAACGAGGCGTTCAAGGCAGGCACATTGACCGGCGATTTCATCGCCGTCATTCGTTTCCAGGGGCCGAAAGCCAACGGCATGCCGGAGCTGCACAAGCTGACCACCGTGCTCGGCGTGCTGCAGGATCGCGGCCAGCATGTGGCGCTGGTCACCGACGGGCGCATGTCGGGCGCCAGCGGCAAGGTGCCGGCGGCGATCCATGTGACGCCGGAGGCAGTCGAGGACGGGCCGATCGCCAGGATCCATGACGGCGACATCATCAGGCTCGACGCCGACGCCGGAACGCTGGAAGTGCTGGTGCCAGCAGGCGATTTCGCGCTGCGGCGAGCGGCGGACAGCGATCTTGTCGGCAATGAATTCGGCTTCGGCCGCGAGCTTTTCGCTGGATTCCGGCAAATGGTCGGCCGTGCCGACCACGGCGCCAGCGCCTTCGGAAACAACGCAGCGGAATTCGCACTGCAGTGA
- a CDS encoding vWA domain-containing protein: MAGLARSIAAAILLLWMTTLGLAADRVILILDASGSMWAQIDGKPKLEIARESLRTVLQSVPADREIGFMAYGHREKGSCEDIELIVPPQAGSAAAVSAAADSLKFLGKTPLTSAVSQAAEALKYTEDKATVILITDGLETCNGDPCALGKELKAAGVDFTVDVVGFGLSADEGRQVACLADNTGGRYIQASDEQALRDALVETIAAAPAPEPAPAPQPAPEPEKPEFNFMPAVVLAEGGDPVTDGNSWEIYKAKSDGTRGDYVTTEYGAYKGDLEPGGYIIVARYGEARTEQKITVEAAQVYKPLLTLNAGTLLIHPRPSEGADVADGAAVVIAYPGVDTPATYYGDTKVVLPAGDQKVTVRIGQGEVTETIPLAAGKVVDKDIIVGVGHVVANAYYTAGGDKADGSGIGFNVFKAKKKIDGTRQEVAHAYGPDSKFDLPPDDYVLTATVDLAVVEQPFSVKAGEHQDLKIAINAGVLAITAPGASKIEIFDPKKDINGNRKSLGYAYDEKYQAALPAGDYAVVSEKSDNSSKESTVTIKAGERAELTVQ; the protein is encoded by the coding sequence ATGGCAGGACTTGCACGGAGCATCGCTGCGGCGATCCTCCTGTTGTGGATGACGACGCTCGGCCTTGCTGCCGACCGAGTCATCCTCATTCTCGATGCTTCCGGTTCGATGTGGGCGCAGATCGACGGCAAGCCCAAGCTCGAAATCGCCCGCGAATCGCTGCGAACGGTGTTGCAATCGGTCCCCGCCGATAGGGAAATCGGCTTCATGGCCTATGGCCATCGCGAGAAGGGCAGTTGCGAGGATATCGAGCTCATCGTGCCGCCGCAGGCCGGCTCGGCAGCTGCTGTTTCCGCTGCCGCCGACAGCCTGAAATTCCTCGGCAAGACGCCGCTGACATCAGCCGTAAGCCAAGCGGCCGAGGCGCTGAAATACACCGAGGACAAGGCCACCGTCATCCTGATCACCGACGGGCTCGAGACCTGCAATGGCGATCCGTGTGCGCTCGGCAAGGAACTGAAGGCTGCCGGCGTCGACTTCACCGTAGACGTCGTCGGCTTCGGTCTGAGCGCGGACGAGGGCAGGCAGGTTGCTTGCCTCGCCGACAACACCGGCGGCAGATACATCCAGGCGTCCGACGAGCAAGCGCTGCGGGACGCGCTGGTCGAAACCATCGCCGCCGCACCTGCACCCGAACCAGCCCCTGCGCCGCAGCCGGCTCCCGAGCCGGAAAAGCCGGAGTTCAACTTCATGCCGGCCGTGGTGCTCGCCGAGGGCGGCGATCCCGTCACCGACGGCAATTCCTGGGAGATCTACAAGGCAAAGTCCGACGGCACGCGCGGCGATTACGTCACCACCGAATACGGAGCCTACAAGGGCGATCTGGAGCCGGGCGGCTACATAATTGTCGCACGCTATGGCGAGGCCAGGACCGAACAGAAGATCACGGTCGAGGCAGCCCAGGTCTACAAACCCCTCCTTACGCTGAATGCCGGCACGCTCCTCATTCATCCGCGGCCAAGCGAGGGCGCGGATGTGGCCGATGGCGCGGCTGTCGTGATCGCCTATCCGGGCGTCGATACGCCCGCGACCTATTATGGCGACACGAAGGTCGTATTGCCGGCCGGCGACCAGAAAGTGACGGTCAGGATCGGGCAGGGCGAGGTCACCGAAACCATCCCGCTCGCTGCCGGCAAGGTCGTCGACAAGGATATCATCGTCGGCGTCGGCCATGTCGTTGCCAACGCCTACTACACTGCCGGCGGCGACAAGGCCGACGGTTCGGGCATCGGCTTCAATGTGTTCAAGGCAAAAAAGAAGATCGACGGGACGAGGCAAGAGGTGGCTCATGCCTATGGTCCCGACAGCAAGTTCGATCTGCCGCCCGATGATTATGTGTTGACGGCGACGGTCGACCTTGCCGTTGTCGAGCAGCCGTTCAGCGTCAAAGCCGGTGAGCATCAGGATCTGAAGATCGCCATCAATGCCGGCGTGCTGGCGATCACCGCGCCGGGGGCCTCGAAAATTGAGATCTTCGATCCGAAGAAGGACATCAACGGCAACCGCAAATCGCTCGGCTACGCCTATGACGAGAAATATCAGGCGGCGCTGCCGGCCGGCGACTACGCGGTCGTCTCGGAGAAGTCGGATAACAGCTCAAAGGAAAGCACGGTGACCATCAAAGCCGGCGAGCGAGCCGAACTGACGGTTCAATAG
- a CDS encoding GlxA family transcriptional regulator, translating to MPNLTVPSERLVTNDPVQGGRQFGFLLVDKFSMFSLAAAIDTFRSANRLLGHDFYGWTTVSADGDAVMASNGLPLKIDYAVADLPPVDILFVSVGLTTEFPGKSKVLAALRSWGRRGNALGALSVGSYLLAEAGQLEGYRCTIHWENRAGFVERFPDINCTGNVFEIDRKRYTCAGGTTSIDLMLEIVRGDFGSGLANGVANQFQHERIRSAGDRQRVGPERDLTGKSEKLRRIVELMADHLDEPLSAVQLAKSAGLSVRQVERLFLRHLTVTPGRYYMRLRLERARELLRQTNMPILDVAIATGFTSHSYFAQSYRLQFGRPPSEERRTTY from the coding sequence TTGCCGAACCTCACTGTTCCCTCAGAGCGGCTGGTCACGAACGATCCCGTTCAAGGCGGCCGGCAGTTCGGGTTCCTGCTGGTCGACAAGTTTTCCATGTTCTCGCTGGCCGCCGCAATCGACACGTTCCGGTCGGCGAACCGGCTGCTCGGCCACGACTTCTATGGCTGGACGACGGTGTCGGCCGACGGCGATGCCGTCATGGCCTCCAACGGCCTGCCGCTCAAGATCGACTACGCTGTCGCCGATCTGCCGCCGGTCGATATCCTTTTCGTCTCGGTCGGGCTGACGACGGAGTTTCCCGGCAAAAGCAAGGTGCTGGCGGCGCTGCGCAGCTGGGGCCGGCGCGGCAACGCGCTCGGCGCACTGTCGGTCGGCTCCTATCTGCTCGCCGAGGCAGGCCAGCTCGAAGGCTATCGCTGCACCATCCACTGGGAAAACCGCGCCGGCTTCGTCGAGCGGTTTCCCGACATCAACTGCACCGGCAATGTCTTCGAGATCGACCGCAAACGCTACACCTGCGCCGGCGGCACCACCTCGATCGACCTGATGCTGGAAATCGTGCGCGGCGATTTCGGCTCGGGCCTCGCCAACGGCGTTGCCAACCAGTTCCAGCACGAGCGCATCCGCTCTGCCGGAGACCGCCAGCGCGTCGGTCCTGAGCGCGACCTGACCGGAAAATCGGAAAAGCTGCGCCGCATCGTCGAGCTGATGGCCGATCATCTCGACGAGCCGCTGTCGGCGGTGCAGCTTGCCAAGTCGGCCGGCCTGTCGGTGCGCCAGGTCGAGCGCCTGTTCCTGCGTCACCTCACGGTGACGCCCGGCCGCTATTACATGCGGCTCAGGCTCGAGCGGGCGCGCGAATTGCTGCGCCAGACCAACATGCCGATCCTCGACGTGGCGATCGCCACCGGCTTCACCTCGCACTCCTATTTTGCCCAGAGCTATCGGCTGCAGTTCGGCCGGCCGCCTTCCGAAGAGCGTCGCACGACGTACTGA